One genomic region from Balaenoptera musculus isolate JJ_BM4_2016_0621 chromosome X, mBalMus1.pri.v3, whole genome shotgun sequence encodes:
- the LOC118888280 gene encoding THO complex subunit 7 homolog has product MEALTDYELIRKRLLIDGDGAGDDQRINLLVRRFTKWCNSGSQEEGYSQYQRMLSTLYQCEFSMGKTSRMYDMNLREVENYEKMYKEIECSITGAHEKIAECKQQILQARQIRKNREEYDALAKVIQRHPDRHETLKELEALGKELERLSHIKESVEDKLELRRKQFHVLHCTIHELQQTLENDEKLPEVEEAQETSMETDPKPQTN; this is encoded by the coding sequence ATGGAAGCCCTGACTGACTACGAACTCATACGGAAGCGTCTCCTAATTGATGGAGATGGCGCTGGAGATGATCAGAGAATTAATCTACTAGTGAGACGTTTCACTAAATGGTGCAACTCTGGATCCCAGGAAGAGGGATACAGCCAGTACCAACGTATGCTGAGCACACTGTACCAATGTGAATTTTCAATGGGCAAAACTTCGCGGATGTATGATATGAATCTCAGAGAAgtggaaaattatgaaaaaatgtacaaagagATAGAATGTAGCATTACTGGAGCACATGAAAAAATTGCTGAGTGCAAACAGCAAATTCTTCAAGCAAGACAAATACGAAAAAATCGCGAAGAATATGATGCATTGGCAAAAGTGATCCAGCGTCATCCAGACAGGCATGAGACATTAAAGGAACTAGAGGCTCTGGGAAAAGAACTAGAGCGTCTTTCACATATTAAAGAAAGTGTTGAAGATAAGCTAGAATTGAGAAGGAAACAGTTTCATGTTCTTCATTGTACCATCCATGAACTTCAGCAAACACTGGAAAATGATGAAAAGCTCCCAGAGGTAGAAGAAGCTCAAGAAACAAGCATGGAAACTGATCCTAAACCACAGACCAACTAA
- the PAGE4 gene encoding P antigen family member 4: MSGRARSRSRGRGDGQESSNTVEPVVAPKLGGKKSQQKEPPTENVDIEPGQEKEGGTSVAQGASQEMGLEETGGEHGDDPDVKGKIPPNLVPAKIPEAGAGQS, translated from the exons ATGAGTGGACGAGCAAGATCAAGATCTAGAGGAAGGGGAGATGGTCAAGAGTCTTCCAATACGGTTGAACCTGTGGTT GCCCCAAAACTAGGTGgcaaaaaatctcaacaaaaggAACCACCAACTGAGAATGTGGATATCGAACCTggacaagagaaagaaggaggaactTCTGTGGCTCAAG GTGCAAGCCAGGAAATGGGTCTGGAAGAGACTGGGGGTGAGCACGGAGATGACCCTGATGTGAAGGGGAAGATTCCACCTAATCTAGTGCCTGCTAAAATTCCAGAAGCAG GTGCTGGACAGTCATAA